A DNA window from Rhineura floridana isolate rRhiFlo1 chromosome 11, rRhiFlo1.hap2, whole genome shotgun sequence contains the following coding sequences:
- the LOC133367415 gene encoding olfactory receptor 11G2-like, which yields MELANGTTVQEFILLGFGVGQGRKFLLLAFFTVLYVLTLAENITIITLVFFDVHLARLPMYILLSNFSWLEMCYVSTTVPRILFDLALPYGVISFHACFLQFYMFFSLGYTECFFLSAMALDRYLAICHPLRYPQIMSPNSCFTLVASCWVLGFLGSILPVALISRLSFCGSNIIDHFVCDPGPLLSLACPPLRNAASVCQFAMNVLIIIGNLFFVLLSYGTIVLTLVKSSGRGSRRKAFSTISFHLVVVTLFFGSVAGMYVTPDGESQSEVTKAVTVFYTAITPFLNPLIYCLRNDQVKEALGRLLRRKEREPRGKVAV from the coding sequence ATGGAGTTGGCCAATGGGACCACAGTCCAGGAATTCATtttgctgggatttggagttggGCAGGGCAGGAAGTTCCTGCTcctcgcctttttcactgtcctctATGTGCTCACGTTGGCCGagaacatcaccatcatcacacTGGTGTTCTTCGATGTCCACCTGGCCCGTCTGCCCATGTACATCCTGCTGAGCAACTTCTCCTGGCTAGAGATGTGCTATGTGTCCACCACTGTGCCCCGGATACTCTTCGACCTGGCGCTCCCATATGGGGTCATCTCCTTCCATGCCTGCTTCCTCCAGTTCTATATGTTCTTCTCACTCGGCTACACTGAATGCTTCTTCCTCTCTGCTATGGCCTTGGATCGGTACTTGGCCATCTGTCACCCACTGCGTTACCCACAAATTATGTCTCCAAATTCCTGCTTCACCCTGGTGGCCTCTTGTTGGGTCCTTGGTTTCTTGGGATCCATTCTCCCAGTTGCCTTGATCTCCAGGTTGTCCTTCTGTGGATCCAACATCATTGATCATTTTGTGTGTGATCCTGGACCCCTTCTGTCTCTGGCCTGCCCCCCACTCAGAAATGCTGCCTCTGTCTGCCAGTTTGCCATGAACGTTCTGATTATCATAGGCAACTTATTCTTTGTCCTGCTCTCCTACGGCACCATAGTTCTCACACTGGTGAAATCCTCTGGCCGAGGGAGTCGTAGAAAGGCCTTCTCCACCATATCTTTCCACTTAGTGGTGGTGACACTTTTCTTCGGGTCAGTGGCAGGGATGTATGTAACTCCAGATGGAGAAAGCCAGTCAGAAGTCACAAAGGCGGTGACAGTTTTCTACACGGCCATTACCCCTTTTCTTAACCCTTTGATCTACTGTCTGAGGAACGATCAGGTGAAAGAGGCCCTGGGCAGGTTGCTgaggagaaaggagagagagCCAAGGGGAAAGGTGGCAGTGTAG